In Corylus avellana chromosome ca2, CavTom2PMs-1.0, the following proteins share a genomic window:
- the LOC132168513 gene encoding receptor-like protein EIX2, which translates to MNLSMNHLSGRIPTKIGKLRMLESLDLSMNELSGPIPESLSSLNFLSRLNLSFNNLSGKISQGNQLQTLNDPSIYEGNSLPCGSPLLTKCSEDETKPTVAPNGGNRVAGKYGRGIESFSFYISMTAGFIVGFWGVCGTLIIKTSWRQAYFRSFDNLKEKVVVFVMIKFVHLLRKVKSERS; encoded by the coding sequence ATGAATCTATCAATGAATCATCTGTCTGGAAGAATTCCTACAAAAATTGGTAAGTTACGCATGTTAGAATCACTTGATCTCTCAATGAATGAGTTATCTGGTCCTATCCCTGAAAGCTTGTCTTCTTTGAACTTCTTAAGTCGCTTGAATTTGTCATTCAACAACTTGTCTGGGAAAATTTCACAAGGAAATCAACTTCAAACACTTAATGACCCATCTATCTACGAAGGTAATTCTTTACCCTGTGGGTCTCCTCTTTTAACCAAGTGTTCAGAGGATGAAACTAAACCTACAGTAGCACCAAATGGCGGTAACAGAGTAGCCGGCAAATATGGAAGGGGAATtgagtcattttcattttacattAGCATGACAGCTGGGTTTATTGTTGGATTTTGGGGAGTTTGTGGCACActgattatcaaaacatcatgGAGACAAGCTTACTTTCGAagctttgataatttgaaagaaaaggtTGTTGTGTTTGTTATGATCAAATTTGTTCACTTACTAAGGAAGGTCAAGTCGGAGAGAAGTTGA
- the LOC132169211 gene encoding receptor-like protein EIX2 codes for MISIHFFMYFVHLLLIFFFSLLGTASYLQVIKPVSCTQSPVFKCSKVEREALLSFKEGLTDPSGRLSSWVSDDCCNWIGVACDNNTGYVVKLDLKNPFPVSEFNFINEESSTSYNLDYEYHYDEVVRAYHKSCLGGKISPSLLNLKHLSYMDLSLNDFHGYNVPKFLGSLEGLRYLNLSFSMFAEVLPSHLGNLSRLQYLDLNSFSSSIDPYYFSPGLEVESLQWLVGFPSLRYLNLGDVNLKKVLNWLDVVNMLPSLVELHLVNCGLVSLPHSISSINFTLLSVLDLSSNSFNSFIPHWLSNVSGLSLINLDSSSLRGAIPVGLGHLTSLRSLNLAGNHFTGKIPNSFANLCNLQTLDLKSSNISGDITEFVDGLSQCSNSSLEYLYLSKNMLLGGNLPYSLEGLKNLKTIDFQGCSFLGSIPDSIGNISSLQTFHLSNNKMNGTIPESIGKLSMLVSLNLAQNSWKGVLVEAHFQNLTRLKSLTLSTKLSAKWTLVLDVKHDWVPPFKLRDIQLTNMWIGPNFPAWIKTQNELNSLSLNNVGISDTIPHGLWKSCPKVTFWSLSGNKLRGQVPYFQFHPSAYYFDLSSNNLEGPLPLFPSNLSDISLYKNMFSGPIPENIVALLPKLSWLDLSSNTITGRIPHSIGMLKELTCLILRNNSLSGKLPSHWKDLQLLWVLDLSENNISGNIPISMRHLGALGVLSLGQNHLEGKLPTFFRNYGNLQTLDLGGNRFSGKLPTWIGESLPSLLRSNPSMFRKLQF; via the exons ATGATTAGTATCCACTTCTTTATGTACTTTGTTCATCTcctcctaatttttttcttctcactaCTTGGAACTGCATCCTACCTACAAGTTATTAAACCCGTTTCATGCACCCAAAGCCCTGTTTTCAAATGCTCAAAAGTGGAGAGGGAAGCACTTCTTAGCTTCAAAGAAGGTCTCACGGATCCATCGGGTCGTCTCTCTTCTTGGGTTAGTGATGATTGCTGCAATTGGATAGGTGTTGCCTGTGACAACAACACGGGATATGTCGTCAAGCTTGACCTCAAGAACCCATTTCCGGTTAgtgaatttaattttattaatgaagaaAGTTCAACCTCTTATAATCTAGACTATGAGTATCATTATGATGAAGTAGTAAGAGCTTACCACAAGTCATGTTTGGGGGGTAAGATAAGTCCTTCATTACTCAATTTAAAGCATTTGAGTTACATGGACCTAAGCTTGAATGATTTTCATGGATACAATGTTCCAAAATTTTTGGGTTCCCTTGAGGGTTTGAGGtatctcaatctctctttctcaatgtTTGCTGAAGTTCTTCCTAGCCATCTTGGGAATCTTTCAAGACTGCAATATCTGGACCTCAATTCATTTTCATCCTCCATCGACCCATATTATTTCTCCCCAGGATTGGAGGTTGAAAGCCTGCAGTGGCTTGttggttttccttctcttaggTACCTGAATCTGGGAGACGTAAATCTTAAGAAAGTACTAAATTGGCTTGATGTGGTTAATATGCTCCCTTCCTTGGTGGAGTTACACCTAGTTAATTGTGGACTTGTTAGTCTTCCTCACTCTATTTCCTCCATCAACTTCACATTGCTTTCAGTCCTTGATCTCTCTTCCAACAGTTTTAATTCCTTTATACCTCACTGGTTGTCAAATGTGAGTGGCCTTTCATTAATCAATCTTGATTCCAGTTCGCTTAGAGGTGCTATTCCAGTTGGTCTGGGACATCTAACTAGCTTGCGCAGCTTGAATTTAGCTGGCAACCATTTTACTGGAAAGATTCCAAACTCATTCGCCAACctttgcaatttgcaaacaTTAGATCTGAAGAGCAGCAATATAAGTGGGGATATAACTGAATTTGTTGATGGCTTATCTCAATGTTCCAACAGTAGCCTTGAGTATCTATATTTGAGTAAAAATATGTTGCTCGGGGGCAACTTGCCCTATTCATTGGAAGGACTCAAGAATTTGAAAACTATTGATTTCCAAGGCTGCTCTTTTTTGGGTTCAATTCCAGATTCTATTGGAAACATATCATCATTGCAAACATTTCACCTCTCGAACAATAAAATGAATGGAACAATTCCAGAAAGCATTGGGAAACTATCAATGCTTGTTTCATTGAACCTTGCTCAGAATTCTTGGAAAGGTGTCCTAGTTGAAgctcattttcaaaatctcacCCGGTTAAAATCCCTTACCCTGTCTACGAAACTTTCTGCAAAGTGGACATTGGTTTTAGATGTCAAACACGATTGGGTTCCTCCTTTTAAGTTGAGAGATATTCAGTTAACAAACATGTGGATTGGCCCAAACTTTCCAGCATggataaaaacacaaaatgaacTCAATTCTTTGTCACTCAACAATGTTGGCATTTCTGACACCATTCCGCATGGCCTTTGGAAATCTTGCCCAAAGGTCACATTTTGGAGTCTATCCGGCAACAAACTACGTGGGCAGGTACCatactttcaatttcacccttcggcatattattttgatttgagttCCAACAACTTAGAGGGTCCACTCCCACTCTTTCCTAGTAATTTGAGTGACATATCTCTCTATAAGAATATGTTTTCTGGACCTATTCCTGAAAACATAGTGGCGCTACTACCCAAGTTGTCTTGGTTGGACCTGTCTTCAAATACAATTACTGGTAGGATTCCACATTCTATTGGAATGCTAAAGGAATTGACATGTCTTATTTTGAGAAACAATTCTCTATCCGGGAAACTACCTAGTCATTGGAAGGATTTACAACTGTTATGGGTGTTGGACTTATCAGAGAACAATATATCCGGTAACATTCCCATATCAATGCGACATCTGGGTGCATTAGGGGTATTATCATTGGGCCAAAATCATCTTGAAGGAAAGCTTCCCACTTTCTTTAGAAACTATGGAAACTTGCAAACCCTTGATCTTGGAGGAAACAGATTCTCTGGAAAACTTCCAACATGGATAGGAGAAAGTCTACCATCTTTATTGAG GAGCAATCCCTCAATGTTTAGGAAACTTCAGTTCTGA